TGACCCTCACGTTTGCACGAGGCTGCCCTAAAGCCACCGCACATCCATCTCCCCAGCCCTGGAAACCTGCCCTCTTCCTGCAGCACACAGCCTGCTGCAAGGGTTTTCCTGAAAGCGAAAGGAAACCCCAGAGCCTGGCTTCTCCCCGGTGACCCAAATAAGTGGGGGAGCACACGGCCCCCCTACACCCGCCATGGCAGTTTGTGGGTCTCCTGCGGCGTTTGCTGTTGGCAAGAGATGGCCGAGCGGCTGCCAGTGGCCTGTGTGCGGGTGACGCTGCCCCAGCCGCCGGCATGGAGCTGAGCCAGGAGTCCCCGGGCTCATCCCCAGCTCGGGCACAGGTTAATGTCCCCAGGTGAGGCGGCTCGAATGGGGGTGAGGGGCCCAGCACCCCTGGTTCTGCCACCACCACGTGCTCTGCGCAGTCCCCGGGGAGCCCTACATGCCCCATGCCGTGTGGGGGATCCCCATATTGCCCAGGGGTGCCACGTGGAAGCCAGTGAGGCTGGGGGAGAGGTTTTTATGGTAAATCCAGGGTTAATTAATTCACAGGGAGCCTCAGATTGAGCTCTGTGGTGCAGGAGAAAGCAAACTTTTAGGGGGCCGTTGTTGCAGCACATTTGCTTTTCCTAAGTTATTCCCAGCAGTAAGATAAACCACGCAGCGCTGCGGGGCACGGCCTTGCCTTGGCGTGAGACCCCCCCGTGTCGAGACCCACCACCCGTGGGCAACCACGGGGCTGGACCCCAGTAGCACCAGTGGTTTTCCTGGTTCCCGCAGCTCACGGcacccagggaggctgcagaggctcAGCGGGGTCTCACGGGGCAGCCTTGGTGCTTCCGCATCCCCTAAgcggggccggggaagcttctcCCACCGCGGACAGCAGTGCTGGGACGTGCTCTGCACCCCGGAGCTGGGAGGGGGAAGGCAGATGTCCTGCCTCTGTGCTGGGAACTGCAGGAGACCCGAGAGGTGACACGGTGGCCCAAGCTCACCCCGGCATGTGGCTTCCACGAGGTGCTGGAGGCTTCTGCAGCCACTGCCACCACCTTGTCCCCCACGCCggccctcctgcctgctcccacgGGTGCCCCAGTCCGGGGCTTAGTGGTATTTAACGACTGACCCGGGTATTTAGAGCCCAGTCCAGGTATTTGGTGTCTGTGCCAAGGGCTCGGTGACTGTCCCCAGGGCTCGGTGACTTCCCCAGGGGACTGCTGCCTTGCTCGCTGCTCCGCTCCTGCTGCACCAGCTCCCTGCCCGGTGCTGCCGGGGGTCTCTgcccggtgctgctgggggtcccctcccggtgccgcggggcggtgcggggaggcggtggcggggcgggacgcggcggcggatcctcctccatcccctccctccctccctcccgccctcccctGCCCGGTAGCAGGTCTGGGCACGGTTCGCGAGAGCAACTTGGCGGCTCGTCCCCTTCCACCCTCTCCCCGGGCCAGCGCGGCCatggcgggcgggcggccccgccgtTCCTAGAGCTGCCGCAGcccgggaggagccgccgccgggaTGAGCGGTCTCGCCTTCGACGACGCGGCCCTGGAGGGGCTGGCACCGTCCCTCGGCCTCTCCGGGGCCAACGACATCGACACGGCCCTGCTCAGCGACATCGACGGTGCGTCCCGACCCGGGCAGCGGCGAGTCGGGCCGGGCCCGGTGCATGGCGGGGACCGGGCTGGGGGAATAACCGGGGCTCGGTGCATGCCCGGGACCGGGCTGGGGGAATAACCGGGGCTCGGTGCACGACCGGGACCGGGCTGGGGTATAACCGGGGCTTGGTGCACGGCCGGGATCGGGCTGGGGGAATAACCGGGGCTTGGTGCACGGCCGGGACCGGGCTGGGGTATAACCGGGGCTCGGTGCATGCCCGGGACCGGGCTCGGTGCATGCCCGGGGTTGGGGAGACCAGGCTCGGTGCACGTTCAGGGAACCGGGAAGCGGGAGACGACGGGGGGAGGAGGTTCGGTGCATAACCAGGTGCACGACCGGGGGACCGGGCTCGGTGCCGGGCCCGGCGTGGGGCGAGGGGCGGACACACACCCCTCAGGCTGTGCCCGGGGGCCGGTCCGCGGCGGGGAGGAGCAGGGTGACGGGACGGGGTGGGGGCAGAACACCGGGACCCCCGGGCTGGAGGTGCCGGGACAGCCCCGAcgcgctccccccccgccccgactcCCACGACCGCAGCATCGTGTCGCCTCTAACCCCGCCCCTCCATGACGTCACCGGCGGGGTTACTCCCGGTCGTTCCCTCCAGGCCGCCCGGGTTCCCAACCGGgatggggtgcgggggggtggggaggctTTATACCGGCTTTGGGGCTGCCACCCGCAGCACCCACCGAgatggggggtgtgtggggtacGGATGCTGCCGAGGGGACGCGCTGCCCAAGGGgacccactccccaccacagtgGCACTAAGGTCTTACTGGTGAATTTAGCCAAAAAACTGGGTTTTCCAGCCCTCGGCCAGCCCCGCCGCGAGGTCCAGGGGGGTCTGTCCTCTGGGAACTGGGGTGGCGGTGACATCCCAGGGCTGGAGGCGCACCCCAACAGCAATCGGGGCGGATCATGGCAGATCCAGGTGCCACCTGCCTCCCCCTCGGCGAGGTTTTGGCCTCGGGGGATCCCATCGCAGAGTTTTAACACAGTCCTTCACACCCCGGTCATCCAGTTCCCCCACGTGCACCCCAGGAGCCGTGCGTTTGCCACCAGTCCCTGGGTGGCCATGGGTTGTCCCTTGTCCCCGGGGTGACGGCGGGATGCACACGCAGGGATGTGGGTGCCCCGTGCCCAGCTGGGGCCTGTCAGAACCCACGCCGtgtggctcagccccacgggCTCCCACGGTGGGTTGGGGGGAAACCGTGGCACTGCTGGGTGCCTGTGTCACGCTGATGCCACGGGTGGCAGCGGTTGCCACACAGTAGAAATATCTGGTAGTTGCCGGGTGGCTGGGAGAGCTGTGCTCTACCTCAGGGCTGGGCAGCTGGAAGAGGGGGGCCAGGAGGGAGCACCCCCATCTCTGCACCCCCAGACTTGTCTCTGGACCATGGGAGAGCCTTGGAGGGGGGCTCCTTAAGCAGGGGGGTGTTGAGCCCCCTTGAAGGAACCCCACCTGTGCTGAGCGGGGTGCCGAGGGCTGGATGtcttggggggggagggggcaagAAATGGGGTCCTTGTGGGGAGTTTCCTCCGGGTGTTGCGGAGCGTCATGTTGGGCTGGCCGGATGCGAGGGGCAATGGGTGAAGGGGTTAACAGCGACTGACCCCAAGTAACCGCCGAGGGGTTATGGCGGGGTGCCCGGGAGTAACCCGCTGCCGGGCTCACCTTGGCGTGGCCGCGGGGATGTCtgggggcggccggcgggcgcgcgGGCGGCGATTGGCGGAGTCGCATCACCCCATCGCCGGCTTCGCTCCAGGCCtggcgcgggcagcggcggggagggccggcggggaggcggcgaGAACATGGCTTTAAAATATCCCGGGGCCTCCGTACGGCCTGGCACGGGGCTGAGCGGGAGCTGTAGCCCActtctggggacccccccagcgcccGCCGGCATGGAGTGCACTTTCGAAGGTATCGCCacccccctccttctcctcctcctcgccgcctGGCTGGGTCGCTGCTGTGGCCCCTCTTGGGGTGCTGCACCCCATGGGGGGCGTGTCTGGGGGCTGTACACCTCGGTGGGGGCATTCTGGGGGGTGCGCCTGGGGGTACCCCCACGGGAGGGTATCCTGGGGCGAGCGCCCTGGGGCTTTTCAGTGGGGGCATCACCAGACACCCCGATGTGTGGGTGTCGATGGGGACATCCCCGTCCCACTGGCAGACCCCCCCGAGGCTATTTAACCCCGCGCTTGCCAAGCTGCCCTCCTGGGGGGTGCCATGGGCAGGCACCCCTGGCATGGGGCTCTGGCACATCCCAGCTGTGCCAACCCCTCTGTCCCAGCCCGAGTACCCCCTCTCCCAGATACAGGGGCtgctttgggggttttgggggcttTCCAGTGCAGGATAACTGAGGTGCCACAAGCCCACCTCTGCCCATCTCAACCTCAGAAACAGGCTGAGATCCTGCCACCCGCGGACTAGGCTGGAAAACCTCTGAGTGCTGGTAGCCAGGCCCCAGCACCCCCATTGCGAgtgccgtgcctcagtttccccacgcGTGAGGAGTTGGGCACAGCAGATTCCTGAGCTCTCGGGGATATTTTGCCCTTGGGTTTATGGGGGTTCTCCCCCCAAAGTGCTGAGCTGTGGGGTGGGCACCATGGGACCAGCCCGGGGGCCCCTTGGATATTGTGGAACTGGGGCAGCCACTGACAGCACGGTGGGGGGGGCTGTTTTGCAGACATGCTCCAGCTGATCAACACACCGGACAATGACTTCTCGGGGCTTTTTGACTCGCCGTTCAGTGCCCCCGACAGCACTGTGCCCCCAGGGCtacccccagccccgggcagcctCAGCACCTACCTGGGACCCAACAAGCCTCCCCCTGCCGCCCCCACCAGCAGCGTCTACCCAGGGCCCCCCGGGATGGCGGCCttcaccccacagcccccggcCCCACTCCtgccggcgccggccccgggtGTCAAGGAGGAGCCTGCGGCCGCGcccagcagccagccccagcccggcaTGATGCTGGCCCCCAGCTTCGTCCCCACATCCCCCGGCCAGTTCAGCCCCCCGCCCTTGGTGGGCTACCAGAACCAGCACAGCTTCTCCGGTGAGGATAtgagggtgcagggagggggagatCAGGGTTCCCTGGGTGGGGGCTTTTGCTGGAGGAGGGGGATGTGTCCCTGCAGGATGGGGGTGCCCGGggtgggctggtgctgggggggtctggTAACGCTGTCCTTGCTCCATGCCCAGCCATGCAGCCCGGGGGtgtggggcagcccctgccaagccccctgcccaccccacagcCAGGCCAGCCCACGGCACTGCCGGGCCCCGTGCAGAGTGTGgcaccccagcagctcctggcccccgccgcccctgctccccagcctgtCTCACCCCAGATCCAGCCAGTGCCGGTAAGCCCAGGGccaggggatggagggggatggTCCCAGTGGCCCCCGCCTCAGCCCTGCTGACCCCCTCTGCCCCATCCCCCAGGTTCTGCTGCAGCCCCATTTCATCAAGGCTGACTCCCTCCTGCTGACGGCCGTCAAGACAGATGCCGGCAATGCCAAAACCTCCAGCATCGCCTCCTTGGCCACCAGCGCCAGCGGCTCTGCCACCTCACTGCAGGTGCCGGTAGGTCCCAGCACTGGgcagctctggggtggggggacgCTCCAGGACCCCCCCACTAACACCACCCCTGATCTCTGCAGGCGCTGGTGAGCGGAGGGACCATCCTGGCCACGGTGCCGCTGGTGGTGGACGCCGAGAAGCTGCCCATCAACCGGTTGGCACCCAGCGGGAAGCCGGCGCTGGTGCAGAGCCGGGGGGAGAAGCGCACGGCGCACAACGCCATCGAGAAACGCTACCGCTCCTCCATCAACGACAAGATCGTGGAGCTCAAGGACCTGGTGGTGGGCACTGAGGCCAAGGTGGGAGCCTGGGGGTTggtggggatggggtgggcaagggTGAGGGGCTTCAGCTGGCATTTGGGCTGAGCCATCCCTGCCCACCGGCAGCTCAACAAGTCGGCAATCCTGAGGAAAGCGATCGAGTACATCCGATTCCTGCAGCAGAGCAACCAGAAGCTGAAGCAGGAGAACCTCACCCTGAAAATGGCCGTGCAGAAGAACCGTGAGTGGAAGGGCAGGTCTCAGGGGTCGGGGCCTCAGCCCCATGGCTGCTGTATGCCCCCCCCTGCCAGCACCTCTCAGCCTGCTCTGCTCCCCGTAGAGTCCCTGAAGGACTTGGTGGCCTCCTGCAATGGGGCGGCTAAGGCGGAGGCCCCCATGGAGGTGGTGAAGGCGGAGGTGATGGAGATGCTGACGCCGCCGCCCTCGGACGTGGGCTCGCCGTCTCACAGCAGCCCGCTCTCGCTCAGCgggggcagcagcaacagcagcggCAGCGACTCAGAGCCCGACAGCCCCCTCTGCGACCATGGCAAGGTGGGGGGGAGTGGGCTGGGAGGGGGTATCTCCCTCTCCCTGAGCCAGGCAGGGGATCTGCCGCATGATGCTGGGGTGCCAGGAGGAAGCACGTCAGATGCCAGCGTGGGGAAAGGAGCCGAGAGCCCTGGTCTGGCTCTCTGAGGCTGCTCCTCTCCTGAtctggggctggggggaagggtgCGGGGGGCACTCAGGGGTGCAGTGGGCTGCTGCACTTATGCCCCATGTCCTCTACTCCAAAAATGTGCTTTGTGCCCCACACCTATACCCTGCACTCCATGGCCATGCCCTAGATCTGATCACTGTACCCTGTATCTCACGTCCTATATCCCATTCCCTATATCCCATACCTGTGCCCTATATCCCGTGCCCTATATCCCATACCTGTGCCCCATCACCATGCCCTATATCCCATTCCCTATATCCCATCACCATGCCCTATATGCCATACCTCTGCCCCATCACCATGCCCTATATCTCATCAATGTGCCCTATATCCCATGCCCTATATCCCATCACCATGCCCTATATCCCATACCTGTACCCCATGTCCATGCCCCATGCCCTGGGGCTCACAGTGGCTCTGCCCGCGCAGGTGAAGCAGGAgcgcccgccgccctcgcccAGCAGCCAGGGCATGCTGGACCGCTCCCGCATGGCCCTCTGCGCCTTTGTcttcctctgcctctccttcAACCCCCTGGCCTCCCTCCTCCGGGGCTCCGGTGCTCCACGCCCTGTGGGGAGCCCAGGCACCTCTGGCCCCAGCAGGAGCATCATGGCTGAGTCTGGCATTGTGGGTAAGCTCTGGCATGAGGTGGGGGCTCTTGGAGTGGAGAATATTGGGAGGGGGGCTGTCGGGGTGCAGGTTGTTGGGGTGGGCACAGGGTGGAGGCCACTGGGATGGAGGCTGTTGGGTTGGGTGTGGGGTGAAGGCTGTTGAGGTGGGCATGGGGCAAAGGCCATTGGGATGGAGGCTGTTGGGTGGGCATGGGCTAGAGGCTGTTGAGGTGAAGACTGTGGGGGTGCAGGATGTTGGGGTGGGTGTGCAGTGGGGGCTACCTGAGTAGAGACTGTTGGGATGGAGCCCATCAGGGTGGAGGCTGTTGGGCTGGAGGCCATCGGGGCAGACATGGGCTAGAGGCTGTTGAGGTGAAGACTGTTGGGGTGCAGGATGTtggggtgggtgtgtggggggaACTACCTGCGTGGAGGCTGTTGGGGTGGGCATGGGGTGAAGGTCATTGGAGTGGAGGCCATCATGGTGGCTGTGGGGTGAAGGCCATCAGGGGGGAGGTCCGAGGTGGGAGACGATCAGGGTGGAGGATGCTGGGGTGGATGTGGGGCAGAGACCGTTGGGCGGAGGCTCTTGAGATGGCCACGGGGTGAAGGCCACCGGGATGGAGACCCTGGGGTGGGTGCAGGGTGGAGCTGGAGGTGACGCTGACGCCCTCCCCACGCAGAGGAGCCGTGGGGGTGGGCGCAGTGGCTCTGGCCCACCCTGGCCTTCTGGGCGCTGAACGCGGCGCTGGTGCTGGGGGCGGTGGTGCGACTCTTCGTCTGCGGGGAGCCCGTCACCCGCCCCCACTCCGAGCCCTCCGTCCTCTTCTGGCGGCACCGCCGACAGGCTGACCTTGACCTTGACCGGGTAAGCCCCGCCTCTTGCCACACCCTGCGTGATGTCACCTGCCCCACCCATCCTGGCCACACCCCCACTTGCCCCCCACCAATCCCAACACCTGCTCTTTGGGTTAGCCCCACCCATTCCACAGCACTCACCCCTTCCATTGCCATTATCCCCTCCTACCCGCCATAGCCCCGCCCACCCCTCTAGCCCACACACCACCCACACTGTGTAGCCCCGCCCACTCCTTGCTCAACTTCACCCACTCCCCATTAGCCCCGCCCCATTTGACCACACCCACTCCCTCTAGGCCCTGCCCCTCCCTTTGGCCCCGCCTCCCGCGCTGACCAGCTCTCtcctgggggggctcagggggactTTGCCCAGGGCGCCCAGCACCTCCGGacggcactgggagcactgggacggCCGCTGCCCGCCTCCCACGGGGACCTGGCCTGCAGCCTGCTCTGGACCCTGCTGCGGCACCTGCTCCAGCGCCTTTGGGTGGGCCGCTGGCTGGCCGCCCGCGCTGGGGGGCTGCGCCCCGACCCCCCCCCACCAGCCCACGTCCATCAGAGTGCCCGCGACGCCGCCATGGCTTACCACcgcctgcaccagctccacctTGCCGGTACGGCCCCATGCCAcggtggggagaggggggacacacaggggagCTTTGCACCCCGTATCTCCCCCACTGaggtccccatccctgcagggaAGCAGGCGGGGGGGCACTTACTGGCCATCAACCTGGCGCTGAGTGCTGTCAACCTGGCCGAGTGCGCCGGTGACGCTGTCTCCGTGGCCGCCCTGGCAGAGATCTACGTGGCAGCCGCCCTGAGGGTCAAGGCCAGCCTGCACCGCTGCTTCCACTTCTTGGCTGTGAGTGGCGGGGCAGCCCCCTCCGCTGGGGGGGTGTGTTGTGGGGGGGTGTCCTCAGGGACACCCCCGCCCTGACCCCGCTCTCCCCACAGCGCCCCTTCCTCTGCAGTGCCCGGCGCGTGGCCCTGTCCCACGGCGGGGCTGTCCCCCCCGCCATGCAGTGGCTTTGTCACCCTTTGGGCCACCGTTTCTTCGTCGACGGGGACTGGGCTGTCAAGGGCGTCCCCAGGGAGACCATCTATAGCTCTGCTGGCAACCCAGGTACCCCCtcaccacccccaaaccccctctctTTTTGGGGTGGAGGCAATACCCGCTCACTGCCCCTCTCGGCTGCAGTGGACCCGCTGGCACAGGTGACCCAGCTTTTCCGCGAGCACCTCCTGGAGAAGGCTCTGTTCTGCGTGGCCATGCCCGAGCCCGGCCGTCCCGCTGCCCAGGGCGAGGGGTAAGTGCTGGGGTGCGCACCCCGCTTCCTCCACCCGGTGTGGGGCTGGCCCCACTCAcagcccctctcccagcagaCGCTTCTCCAACGCCCTCGAGTACCTCCAGCTCCTCAACGGCTGCTCCGACGCCAGCAGCACACCTGTCCCCGCGCCCTCCATCAGCTCCGGCTTGGCAGCTGTCACAGGTGAGGCCAGCATGTCCCCCCCCAGACTGGAGACTCTTTGTGTGTAGGGGGGGTCACGGGGCTGGTGGATACCCTGCTCCCGTGTCCCTCCCGCCCCGCAGGCACCGACCCCGTGTCCAAGTGGTGGGCGTCCATCATTGGCACAGTTATTCACTGGCTGCAGGGAGACGAGGAGGGGGCCGAGCGCCTCTACCCGCTGGTGGAGACCATGCCCCGGGCGCTGCAGAGCTCTGAGTGAGTGCTGGGGACATCGAGGACAGGGTGTGGGGGACAACTCATCGCAtaccttctcttctttttgttgCCGCAGCCCCTGGCTAACATGCTCTGAGCACCACGGCCGTGCTGCCCCGTGGCTGCTGAGGCAGGGGGCACCGCCGTGCGCAGCGAGGGGCCTGCGGTGACCATGTCTGTGCGTTTCCCCCCTTCTCTGCCTTGCAGAAAGCCCCTGCCCCGCGCTGCCCTGCACTCCTTCAGAGCCGTCCGTGCGATGCTGAGCAAGCAGGATGGGAGCCAGGCCAGCTTGAACCACTGCGAGAAGGCCAGTGGTTGCCTGCGGGAGAGCCTGGAGCTCGGCAGCCCCCCCAAAGGCACCATCGACAAGGTGAGCTGGgattggggtggggggcaaggCGGCCACCCGccctggggaagggaaaaggggggagcCCCCGGCCCTGGCGGGAGGTGCCCCCGGCCCTCGCGGGGGTGCATTGTAGTTGCATTGCATGTGTCAGACTGGGAGTGCAATGCCCCTGCCATGCAGCCCGGCGGGGGTCCCCCGCAGCAGCGCCTGCCCGCAGGGACCTCCTTgggccccccccttccccaccgtctgtctgtctgtccgtccacAACTCACCCAGCTCCCCTCACCCCCACTTTCTAGGCGGTCCAACTCCTCCTCTGCGACCTGCTCCTGGTCACCCGCACCAACCTCTGGCAGCAGCAGATGAGCGCCAGCCAGCAGCGCAGCTGCCTCTACCAGGCCTCTGCCGTCGAGCTCCGCGGTTTCCAGCAGGACCTCAGCAGCCTGCGACGCCTGGCCCAGACCCTGCGCCCTGCCATGCGCCGGGTGAGCCCATCACCCCTCCTCCGACCGCATCCCCTCGTCCCCTGCCACCACCCGTTCTCACCGTGTCCTCCTCGCTCCAGGTGTTCCTGCACGAAGCCACAGCCAGGCTCATGGCGCGGGCCAGCCCCACGCGCACCCATCAGCTGCTGGACCGCAGCCTGCGGAGGAGAGGGGTGCAGGGCAGCAAAACAGGTGGGACGCGGCGTGGGGGGACACCCCACTGCCCACCCGCAGCACCCCAAGAGTGCTGGGTGGTGGGGTGCAGGGGCTTCTTGCCTATGCTTTGGTGGTGGCACCCACTCTAGGGGGTGGGTGAATGGCCTTGTCACCGTGCCAGAGCACCCGAGGGAGCGTTGGTGGCTTGCAGTGGTGTCTGTGGGACTGACACCCAGAGCACCCAAGGGAGAGCTGGTGGCATCCTTGGGGTTGACACCCAGAGTACCTGAGGGAGGGTTGGTGACTTCCAGTGGCACCCTTGGCGCTGACactccctctctctgccccccacctTGCAGCCGGGGAGCCAGAGAGCCACCCCACGCCGCGGGAGCACGCCGAggccctgctgctggcctgctGCTACCTCCCACCCAGCTTCCTCTCGGGGCCGGGCCAACGCGTGGGCATGTTGGCCGAGGCCGCCCGCACGCTGGAGAAGCTGGGGGACAAACGGACGCTGCACGACTGCCAGCAGATGATCATCAAGCTGGGCAGTGGCACCACCGTCACATCGGGCTAGCTGGGGTCAggcggggggggaggtgggggcacGCTGCCAAGGCCCCCTGCTAGCCCCGCTGGCTCCGGGATGTGGGGAAGGCGGGTGGCGGGGAGGtgcgtgcctcagtttccccccagGATGGGAGCCCCTTCTGTGGGACGGGGCGGGGAGCAGGTTTTAAGGTGAGGGGGGGTGGGTGAGGAGGGGCAGGGTGATGCCCGGTGCCGCCGGCGGTGGGTGTGGGAGCTGCCAGCGTGGGACAGCCACGCGGGGGGTACCCTGCATGGgctcaacaccccccccccaaccccatggCTCCATCCCTGGCCCCAACCCGCTTGGGTGACGGGACGTGGGGACATCTAGTGACACTGTCACAGTATTGCATGGCGCTGGGATGCTTGGCCAGCCTggccccagtgccaccccctacCCCCCAATGCCACCCCCtacccccagtgccaccccccagtgccctggcacgggggggggggggggggggggggggggggggggggggcgtcctctctctcctctcctggTGTCCCTACCCGCCCCCTCCATGGGTCCCACAGTGCaagggggggatttggggcgcCTTGGCTTTGTGCCCCCGTTATGGGGGACACACGCACGTTTGGCTCCATGGTGGCAGTTAAGGACCCTCTCCGCAGCCATGCCCATGGTAGGCAAGAGGGGACCCCCCCagacagcccccccccctcctcaagCACTGACCAGTCCCCCCAGTTAGGAGCTGCCACCACCCCCAGGCACGGCTGGGCCTGAGAGCTTCCAGAGAAGGGTTGGCAGGGTGGCACGGGGGTGGTGGGTGTCCCCGTCCCTTGCTTCACCCCTTCTTGTACATAGCCCCCCCTaccccagccccctcccccccccgcccccccttgcCTTTTTAAACGGTATTTTCATAGTTGGAGAGTTTTGTACAGACAATTAAAGCTGATTATTTATACCGGTGTGTGCTGGACTTGAGGGGTGAGGACAGACACTGAATTTGGGGGGGCACAGAGAACTGGGTagggccccccccctcccttggCTGGACATGCCCTGCTGTGGGTCCTGCCTTGCCCCCACAGGGTAGGGCTGTACaggagggggggggaacaaggGTGGTAGGGATGGGGACACCGGGACCCCAAACGCACCCTCCTTACCCCAAGATATACTGGGgtgctgcgcccccccccccccataccccaTACCCACCGCaatgtcccttccagcccagcCCTACAGCGAGACCCTTGGTGCTGGTGACACCTGGGGACAAAGGGCCAGCCAGGGGCTGGCACGGCATAGGGggacccccagcagccccccaggagaaAGAGAGGCCACGAGCAGGGCGCCACGTACTTCCAAAACAATCGTTGTATCTTTATTGACGCTCTGAATGCAATGACCTGTTTTTTACTCTTAAGGAAAATAAACATCTTTTAGAAACAGCTTGTTACACACAATCTTCAGTGTGAAGCAATATACTAATAAGAACACTAGTCTTAACATTTACAGTcttcatatatattatatatatgtatatgtatacatatatatacactatataatgAGGCAATATATAATACACACGGTTTACCATTTTACAGTCATATGTACAAGATGTCACTAAAAATAGCCAGATTTCAGGCAACACTGCCAGGGAcactgggatttttattttttattctttaaattaattattattctttcttttttttttttttttttttctctctctcccctcctttttgtgttttttcactCCCGTGTCCGAGGCAAGCTGCTGAAATGACAGACATTTTGTGGCCAGCAAACCT
The DNA window shown above is from Athene noctua chromosome 15, bAthNoc1.hap1.1, whole genome shotgun sequence and carries:
- the SREBF1 gene encoding sterol regulatory element-binding protein 1 isoform X1, which gives rise to MALKYPGASVRPGTGLSGSCSPLLGTPPAPAGMECTFEDMLQLINTPDNDFSGLFDSPFSAPDSTVPPGLPPAPGSLSTYLGPNKPPPAAPTSSVYPGPPGMAAFTPQPPAPLLPAPAPGVKEEPAAAPSSQPQPGMMLAPSFVPTSPGQFSPPPLVGYQNQHSFSAMQPGGVGQPLPSPLPTPQPGQPTALPGPVQSVAPQQLLAPAAPAPQPVSPQIQPVPVLLQPHFIKADSLLLTAVKTDAGNAKTSSIASLATSASGSATSLQVPALVSGGTILATVPLVVDAEKLPINRLAPSGKPALVQSRGEKRTAHNAIEKRYRSSINDKIVELKDLVVGTEAKLNKSAILRKAIEYIRFLQQSNQKLKQENLTLKMAVQKNQSLKDLVASCNGAAKAEAPMEVVKAEVMEMLTPPPSDVGSPSHSSPLSLSGGSSNSSGSDSEPDSPLCDHGKVKQERPPPSPSSQGMLDRSRMALCAFVFLCLSFNPLASLLRGSGAPRPVGSPGTSGPSRSIMAESGIVEEPWGWAQWLWPTLAFWALNAALVLGAVVRLFVCGEPVTRPHSEPSVLFWRHRRQADLDLDRGDFAQGAQHLRTALGALGRPLPASHGDLACSLLWTLLRHLLQRLWVGRWLAARAGGLRPDPPPPAHVHQSARDAAMAYHRLHQLHLAGKQAGGHLLAINLALSAVNLAECAGDAVSVAALAEIYVAAALRVKASLHRCFHFLARPFLCSARRVALSHGGAVPPAMQWLCHPLGHRFFVDGDWAVKGVPRETIYSSAGNPVDPLAQVTQLFREHLLEKALFCVAMPEPGRPAAQGEGRRFSNALEYLQLLNGCSDASSTPVPAPSISSGLAAVTGTDPVSKWWASIIGTVIHWLQGDEEGAERLYPLVETMPRALQSSEKPLPRAALHSFRAVRAMLSKQDGSQASLNHCEKASGCLRESLELGSPPKGTIDKAVQLLLCDLLLVTRTNLWQQQMSASQQRSCLYQASAVELRGFQQDLSSLRRLAQTLRPAMRRVFLHEATARLMARASPTRTHQLLDRSLRRRGVQGSKTAGEPESHPTPREHAEALLLACCYLPPSFLSGPGQRVGMLAEAARTLEKLGDKRTLHDCQQMIIKLGSGTTVTSG
- the SREBF1 gene encoding sterol regulatory element-binding protein 1 isoform X2 — encoded protein: MALKYPGASVRPGTGLSGSCSPLLGTPPAPAGMECTFEDMLQLINTPDNDFSGLFDSPFSAPDSTVPPGLPPAPGSLSTYLGPNKPPPAAPTSSVYPGPPGMAAFTPQPPAPLLPAPAPGVKEEPAAAPSSQPQPGMMLAPSFVPTSPGQFSPPPLVGYQNQHSFSAMQPGGVGQPLPSPLPTPQPGQPTALPGPVQSVAPQQLLAPAAPAPQPVSPQIQPVPVLLQPHFIKADSLLLTAVKTDAGNAKTSSIASLATSASGSATSLQVPALVSGGTILATVPLVVDAEKLPINRLAPSGKPALVQSRGEKRTAHNAIEKRYRSSINDKIVELKDLVVGTEAKLNKSAILRKAIEYIRFLQQSNQKLKQENLTLKMAVQKNQSLKDLVASCNGAAKAEAPMEVVKAEVMEMLTPPPSDVGSPSHSSPLSLSGGSSNSSGSDSEPDSPLCDHGKVKQERPPPSPSSQGMLDRSRMALCAFVFLCLSFNPLASLLRGSGAPRPVGSPGTSGPSRSIMAESGIVEEPWGWAQWLWPTLAFWALNAALVLGAVVRLFVCGEPVTRPHSEPSVLFWRHRRQADLDLDRGDFAQGAQHLRTALGALGRPLPASHGDLACSLLWTLLRHLLQRLWVGRWLAARAGGLRPDPPPPAHVHQSARDAAMAYHRLHQLHLAGKQAGGHLLAINLALSAVNLAECAGDAVSVAALAEIYVAAALRVKASLHRCFHFLARPFLCSARRVALSHGGAVPPAMQWLCHPLGHRFFVDGDWAVKGVPRETIYSSAGNPVDPLAQVTQLFREHLLEKALFCVAMPEPGRPAAQGEGRFSNALEYLQLLNGCSDASSTPVPAPSISSGLAAVTGTDPVSKWWASIIGTVIHWLQGDEEGAERLYPLVETMPRALQSSEKPLPRAALHSFRAVRAMLSKQDGSQASLNHCEKASGCLRESLELGSPPKGTIDKAVQLLLCDLLLVTRTNLWQQQMSASQQRSCLYQASAVELRGFQQDLSSLRRLAQTLRPAMRRVFLHEATARLMARASPTRTHQLLDRSLRRRGVQGSKTAGEPESHPTPREHAEALLLACCYLPPSFLSGPGQRVGMLAEAARTLEKLGDKRTLHDCQQMIIKLGSGTTVTSG